A genomic region of Xiphophorus couchianus chromosome 18, X_couchianus-1.0, whole genome shotgun sequence contains the following coding sequences:
- the LOC114161865 gene encoding phosphatidylinositol transfer protein alpha isoform-like: protein MLIKEFQIVLPISVEEYQVGQLYAVAEASKNETGGGEGVEVLKNEPYEENGEKGQYTHKVYHLQSKVPSFVRMIAPKGSLEVHEKAWNAYPYCRTILTNVYMKEKFMIKIETWHKPDMGEQVNVHKVEKWDAVEVVKIDIADNSCISEKDYKKEEDPAIFKSEKTGRGPLKTGWQNELANNKDCPHMCAYKLVTVEFKWLGLQNKMESFIQKVEKRLFTHFHRQLFCWIDKWIELSMDDIRRMEEETKKELDQMRENEEVKGMGASDE from the exons ATGCTGATTAAAGAGTT CCAGATTGTCCTGCCCATCTCAGTCGAGGAG TACCAAGTGGGGCAGCTGTATGCAGTAGCAGAAGCCAGCAAAAATGAGACAGGAGGGGGAGAAGGTGTGGAGGTTCTTAAGAACGAGCCATACGAGGAGAATGGAGAGAAGGGGCAATACACCCATAAGGTCTACCACCTGCAAAG CAAAGTGCCGTCGTTTGTCCGCATGATCGCTCCAAAAGGTTCTCTTGAGGTCCACGAGAAGGCCTGGAATGCATATCCCTACTGCCGTACAA TCCTTACA AACGTctatatgaaagaaaaattcaTGATCAAGATTGAGACGTGGCACAAGCCTGATATGGGCGAGCAAGTGAAT GTACATAAAGTGGAGAAATGGGATGCAGTGGAAGTTGTTAAAATTGACATTGCAGATAACAGCTGCATCAGTGAAAAg GACTACAAAAAGGAAGAAGATCCTGCCATCTTTAAATCAGAGAAGACAGGAAGAGGCCCTCTGAAAACTGGGTGGCAG AATGAGCTTGCCAACAACAAAGACTGTCCTCACATGTGTGCCTACAAGTTAGTCACTGTTGAATTCAAGTGGCTGGGACTACAAAACAAGATGGAGAGCTtcattcaaaaa GTGGAAAAGCGTTTGTTTACCCACTTCCACAGGCAGCTGTTTTGCTGGATTGACAAATGGATTGAGCTGTCGATGGACGACATACGGCGTATGGAGGAGGAGACGAAGAAGGAACTAGATCAG ATGAGGGAAAATGAGGAGGTCAAAGGAATGGGTGCCTCTGATGAGTGA